One part of the Helicoverpa armigera isolate CAAS_96S chromosome 3, ASM3070526v1, whole genome shotgun sequence genome encodes these proteins:
- the LOC110381131 gene encoding uncharacterized protein LOC110381131, whose product MQTSTIVVLACLIAVVVAYQEPQPLDAAQESYLDTPEHDRSPRNKRGLLLLKKKLLLGALGLKAAKVGAVGVAGALALKAKAAKPKVAAASFFHHGW is encoded by the exons ATGCAGACCTCAACCATTGTAGTTCTTGCGTGCCTCATCGCCGTGGTGGTTGCGTACCAAGAACCTCAACCCTTGGACGCGGCACAGGAATCCTACCTCGACACTCCCGAACATGACAGGAGTCCAAGGAATAAGAGAGGTCTGCTGCTCTTGAAGAAGAAGTTGCTTCTTG gTGCTCTGGGCCTAAAAGCAGCGAAGGTCGGTGCTGTGGGAGTCGCTGGAGCTCTCGCGCTCAAAGCTAAGGCAGCTAAGCCGAAAGTAGCAGCGGCCAGCTTTTTCCACCATGG ttggTGA